In the genome of Desulfovibrio desulfuricans, one region contains:
- a CDS encoding DeoR/GlpR family DNA-binding transcription regulator gives MLPAERRREMARLIKNRGAVNTRELAEALGISTMTVRRDLKLLEERNQLELTWGGAVPLSFEANDIPRARKAVSMLEAKQVIARAACQFIKNEDFIALDAGTTSLELARLLPALPLTSLGVVTPDLEIALLLSGCDHISVFLSGGLIDPVSRACNDSDAVAYLRGLRLTMAFVGTNVWDAHHGITTSTSAKMHYKRQLMTSADKTFLLADASKYAKFSPWLVAGVERFDHIITDSGLTAEARAALEAAPAHLIIADA, from the coding sequence ATGTTGCCAGCAGAACGCCGCAGAGAAATGGCCCGCCTCATCAAAAACCGGGGCGCGGTCAATACACGCGAACTTGCCGAAGCGCTGGGCATTTCCACCATGACAGTGCGCCGTGACCTCAAGCTGCTGGAAGAACGCAACCAGCTTGAACTCACCTGGGGCGGGGCTGTGCCCCTGAGTTTTGAAGCCAACGACATCCCCCGCGCCCGCAAGGCCGTTTCCATGCTTGAGGCCAAACAGGTCATAGCACGCGCCGCCTGCCAGTTTATCAAGAACGAAGACTTTATTGCCCTTGATGCGGGCACCACCAGCCTTGAGCTGGCCCGCCTGCTGCCCGCCCTGCCCCTCACAAGCCTCGGCGTTGTCACGCCTGACCTGGAAATAGCCCTGCTGCTTTCTGGCTGCGACCATATTTCCGTCTTTCTTTCGGGCGGGCTTATCGATCCTGTCAGCCGCGCCTGCAACGACAGCGATGCCGTGGCCTACCTGCGCGGCCTGCGCCTTACCATGGCCTTTGTGGGCACCAACGTGTGGGATGCCCACCACGGCATCACCACCAGCACTTCCGCCAAGATGCATTACAAGCGTCAGCTCATGACCAGCGCCGACAAAACCTTTCTGCTGGCGGATGCGTCCAAGTACGCCAAGTTCAGCCCCTGGCTGGTGGCCGGTGTGGAACGCTTTGACCACATCATCACCGACAGCGGCCTGACCGCCGAAGCCCGCGCCGCCCTTGAAGCTGCGCCCGCCCATTTGATTATTGCCGACGCATAA
- a CDS encoding FAD-binding and (Fe-S)-binding domain-containing protein, translating to MLASPYKEFKEALLDFIPKDRIHTDPLRLLAYGTDASVYRLIPKIVVDVLDEAEVVQLVALADRMRVPVTFRAAGTSLSGQAVSDSVLVRIGKGWRNWRVGENAERITLQPGIIGSGANKILAEFGKKIGPDPASIDSCFIGGIFANNASGMCCGTSDNSYKTVVSSRMVLADGTLLDTADAKSRAAFARTHAHILNGLADLRKQIMDNPELADRIRRKFKIKNTTGYSLNALVDYEDPFEILQHVMVGSEGTLGFIAEVTYRTVEEAPFKASALLLLPTVKAACDLASAVATLPVAAAELMDRASLRSVEGTPGLPEGLETLDDDVCSLLVETRAATHEQLEKNIATINAAFSNVTFVRPYAFTDKPEEFTKLWLIRKGILASVGGMRPVGTSIVIEDVAFTLDRLGEAATDLQELFARHGYTVAPLFGHARDGNLHFVFWQDFGAPAEVARYKGFMEDFCKLVTEKYDGSLKAEHGTGRNIAPFVELEWGSQAYAIMKSIKSLLDPKNILNPGVLLNSDSQGHLKNLKPLHPADELVDKCMECGFCESVCPSRDLTLTPRQRITVYREICRLREVAPDSSELKTLQKGYEYMGKATCATDSLCRPRCPAGVDTGVFIKSLRKKDAGSLSKKIAGSIADHFAGTCKAMSIALNSVDALHRALGTTIMRDGSRLLRCLTFNKVPLWNKNMPKGGGSVYLPTPYSGNAKKVVYFPSCIARNMGPGEEHNDRRTEPEAVISVLLKGGYDVILPNNLDKLCCGMAFASKGLADAAHKKEQELEKALRQASNNGEYPVLCETSPCLLHMKQTLDPSIKLMEPVQFILENLMDTLKLKKLPKTVALHATCSMRKMGLEGKLEELARKCAETVVVPDGINCCGWAGDRGFTHPELNEAALKGLRMQVSTCEVGYSSSRTCQIGLSLHGGIPYYSIVYLVDEASE from the coding sequence ATGCTTGCTTCTCCCTACAAAGAATTCAAAGAAGCCCTTCTGGACTTTATTCCCAAAGACCGCATCCATACTGATCCCCTGCGCCTCCTGGCCTACGGCACAGATGCCAGCGTGTACCGCCTGATCCCCAAGATCGTGGTGGACGTGCTGGACGAGGCCGAAGTGGTGCAACTGGTGGCCCTGGCAGACCGCATGCGCGTGCCTGTGACCTTTCGCGCCGCAGGCACCAGCCTGTCCGGTCAGGCGGTGTCCGATTCCGTCCTTGTGCGCATAGGCAAGGGCTGGCGCAACTGGCGCGTGGGCGAAAACGCCGAGCGCATCACCCTGCAACCCGGCATCATCGGCTCCGGGGCCAACAAGATTCTGGCGGAATTTGGCAAAAAAATCGGGCCTGACCCGGCCTCCATCGACAGTTGCTTTATCGGCGGCATCTTTGCCAACAATGCCAGCGGCATGTGCTGCGGCACCTCCGACAACTCCTATAAAACCGTTGTTTCCTCGCGCATGGTGCTGGCAGACGGCACCCTGCTGGACACGGCGGACGCCAAAAGCCGCGCCGCCTTTGCCAGAACCCATGCCCATATTCTCAACGGCCTTGCCGATCTGCGCAAACAGATCATGGACAATCCCGAGCTTGCCGACCGCATCCGCCGCAAGTTCAAGATCAAGAACACCACGGGTTACAGCCTCAACGCCCTGGTGGATTACGAAGACCCCTTTGAAATTTTGCAGCATGTCATGGTCGGCTCCGAAGGCACGTTGGGTTTTATTGCCGAAGTGACTTACCGCACGGTGGAGGAGGCCCCCTTCAAGGCCTCTGCCCTGCTGCTCCTGCCCACGGTCAAGGCCGCCTGTGATCTGGCTTCTGCCGTGGCAACCCTGCCCGTTGCTGCTGCGGAACTTATGGACAGGGCATCCCTGCGCTCGGTGGAAGGCACCCCCGGCCTGCCCGAAGGGCTGGAAACCCTGGACGACGACGTCTGTTCCCTGCTTGTGGAAACCCGTGCCGCCACCCACGAACAGCTTGAAAAGAACATTGCCACCATCAATGCGGCTTTCAGCAACGTGACCTTTGTGCGGCCCTACGCCTTTACCGACAAACCCGAAGAATTCACCAAGCTGTGGCTCATCCGCAAGGGCATTCTGGCCTCGGTGGGCGGCATGCGGCCCGTGGGCACCTCCATTGTCATTGAAGACGTGGCCTTCACCCTCGACAGGCTGGGCGAGGCCGCCACAGACCTGCAGGAGCTTTTTGCCCGCCACGGCTACACGGTGGCCCCGCTCTTCGGCCACGCCCGCGACGGCAACCTGCACTTTGTTTTCTGGCAGGATTTTGGCGCTCCGGCAGAAGTGGCCCGCTACAAGGGATTCATGGAAGACTTCTGCAAGCTGGTTACGGAAAAGTATGATGGTTCACTCAAGGCGGAGCACGGCACTGGCCGCAACATCGCGCCCTTTGTGGAGCTGGAGTGGGGCAGTCAGGCCTACGCCATCATGAAGAGCATCAAGAGCCTGCTCGACCCCAAGAACATCCTCAACCCCGGCGTGCTGCTCAACAGCGATTCGCAGGGGCATCTCAAAAATCTCAAGCCCCTGCACCCCGCCGACGAACTGGTGGACAAGTGTATGGAATGCGGCTTCTGCGAGTCTGTCTGTCCCTCGCGCGATCTTACGCTCACGCCGCGCCAGCGCATCACCGTATACCGCGAAATCTGCCGCCTGCGCGAGGTTGCCCCTGATAGCAGCGAGCTGAAAACGCTGCAAAAGGGCTACGAATACATGGGCAAGGCCACCTGCGCCACAGACAGCCTGTGCCGCCCGCGCTGCCCTGCAGGCGTGGATACGGGCGTGTTCATCAAGAGCCTGCGCAAAAAGGACGCCGGATCGCTCAGCAAAAAGATTGCCGGTTCCATTGCCGACCACTTTGCGGGAACCTGCAAGGCCATGTCCATTGCGCTTAACAGCGTGGACGCCCTGCACCGCGCCCTTGGCACCACCATCATGCGCGACGGCTCGCGCCTCCTGCGCTGCCTGACCTTCAACAAGGTGCCACTGTGGAACAAAAACATGCCCAAGGGCGGGGGCTCGGTCTATCTGCCCACCCCGTACTCGGGCAACGCCAAGAAGGTCGTCTACTTCCCCAGCTGCATCGCCCGCAACATGGGCCCCGGCGAGGAGCACAACGACCGCCGTACAGAGCCGGAAGCCGTCATCAGCGTGCTGCTCAAGGGCGGGTATGACGTCATTCTGCCCAACAATCTGGACAAGCTGTGCTGCGGCATGGCCTTTGCCAGCAAGGGCCTCGCAGACGCCGCCCACAAGAAAGAACAGGAGCTGGAAAAGGCCCTGCGCCAAGCCAGCAACAATGGCGAATACCCAGTGCTGTGCGAAACCAGCCCCTGCCTCTTGCACATGAAGCAGACCCTCGACCCCAGCATCAAGCTCATGGAGCCTGTGCAGTTTATCCTTGAGAACCTCATGGACACGCTCAAGCTCAAAAAACTGCCCAAGACCGTGGCCCTGCACGCCACTTGCTCCATGCGCAAGATGGGCCTTGAGGGCAAGCTGGAAGAACTGGCCCGCAAGTGCGCTGAAACCGTGGTTGTGCCGGACGGCATCAACTGCTGCGGCTGGGCGGGTGACCGTGGCTTTACCCATCCCGAACTCAACGAGGCCGCGCTCAAGGGCCTGCGCATGCAGGTAAGCACCTGCGAGGTGGGCTATTCATCCAGCCGCACCTGCCAGATCGGCCTCTCGCTGCACGGCGGCATCCCCTACTATTCTATTGTCTATCTGGTTGACGAAGCCAGCGAATAA
- a CDS encoding four-carbon acid sugar kinase family protein, with product MDIAVIADDFTGANANGALLTAKGFSSATCLGPDHWNPADFSAYTAVSLNAESRLLPQQKAWQVVYDAVSMFCREHPALVSKRVDSTLRGNVGAEMEASIKAMDDTYGHQQSLAVLVPSYPTSGRICVGGYQIVHGIPLERSPIAKDAATPVNNTSVLKIVAEQSAIACGFVPLDRILAGPAAVRETIEDARARGCRAVVCDAVADEDITTIAQALASAPYPLIALDPGPFTAELAAVRVKAPRAQFENRVFLAVGSTSELTRTQLEALRLAHPCHLITMDVRKILAGEAERQQECDRVLKAVCAPHKEATVLGICTAGSREDVFSMEEMSRRLGILPCDISQRINTALAAVTREALQQKQLGIGGLYTSGGEVTVAVVRTLKAGGFSVRDQVLPLAVYGHIIGGEHPDLPMITKGGFVGDKDSLVECMEYLFTKISSRKRPA from the coding sequence ATGGATATTGCCGTTATTGCCGATGATTTCACGGGCGCCAATGCCAACGGGGCCCTGCTCACAGCCAAGGGCTTTTCCAGCGCCACCTGCCTTGGGCCGGATCACTGGAACCCCGCAGATTTTTCTGCCTACACTGCGGTTTCCCTTAATGCGGAAAGTCGCCTGCTGCCACAGCAAAAAGCCTGGCAGGTTGTGTACGACGCCGTGAGCATGTTTTGCAGGGAACATCCAGCCCTTGTTTCAAAGCGGGTGGATTCCACATTGCGCGGCAACGTGGGGGCAGAAATGGAAGCCTCCATCAAGGCTATGGACGACACCTACGGGCACCAGCAGTCGCTGGCCGTGCTGGTGCCGTCCTACCCGACATCGGGCCGCATATGCGTGGGGGGATACCAGATCGTTCACGGCATACCGTTGGAACGCTCGCCCATTGCCAAGGACGCGGCAACCCCTGTCAACAATACGTCTGTGCTTAAAATCGTGGCAGAGCAGAGCGCCATTGCCTGCGGATTTGTCCCGCTTGACAGGATCCTCGCCGGGCCTGCCGCCGTACGCGAAACCATTGAGGACGCACGCGCCCGTGGCTGTCGCGCCGTGGTCTGCGATGCCGTGGCGGATGAAGACATCACCACCATCGCTCAGGCCCTTGCCAGTGCGCCCTATCCCCTGATTGCCCTTGATCCCGGCCCGTTCACGGCAGAGCTTGCCGCCGTACGCGTCAAGGCCCCGCGCGCGCAGTTTGAAAACCGTGTTTTTCTTGCCGTGGGCAGCACCAGCGAACTGACCCGCACCCAGCTTGAGGCCCTGCGCCTGGCCCATCCCTGCCACCTCATAACGATGGATGTTCGTAAAATTCTGGCTGGAGAGGCAGAGCGGCAACAGGAATGCGACCGGGTGCTCAAGGCCGTATGCGCCCCGCACAAGGAGGCCACGGTTCTTGGCATCTGCACGGCTGGCAGCAGGGAAGATGTTTTTTCCATGGAAGAAATGTCCCGCAGGCTTGGCATTTTGCCCTGCGATATTTCGCAGCGCATCAACACGGCCCTTGCCGCCGTGACGCGCGAGGCCCTGCAACAAAAACAACTGGGCATCGGCGGCCTCTACACCTCAGGCGGAGAAGTCACGGTAGCCGTGGTGCGCACCCTGAAGGCAGGCGGATTTTCCGTGCGCGATCAAGTGCTGCCCCTTGCCGTGTATGGCCACATCATCGGCGGCGAACACCCCGATCTGCCCATGATCACCAAGGGCGGATTTGTGGGCGACAAAGACAGCCTGGTGGAGTGCATGGAATACCTGTTCACCAAGATTTCAAGCCGCAAGCGGCCCGCCTGA
- the mutL gene encoding DNA mismatch repair endonuclease MutL, with translation MSEKHRHIRLLPPELRNQIAAGEVVERPASVLKELVENSLDADAAQIDVCLENGGQSLISVQDDGCGIAAADLELAVTRHATSKIASLSDLEHISSYGFRGEALPSIASVSRFSITSAVTDPDGQTQAHRVEVEHGLLTVSAPAALHRGTRVEVRDLFSNIPARLKFLKTPSTEFKRAQDWLARLALARPAVGLSLSSGEREALRFLPGQSLSDRLGVLWPRLIVEALRPFDGTRHGIRVRGLAALPNVSQPRGDRMLFYVNGRSVTDKRLLAAVREAYKGRMTSRDYPQVALFVEMDPAEVDVNVHPAKSEVRFRDESAVFSAVLHAVQGALLTSYDVAENLWPNASEDDTAESPLEASAQQSAPRPQGFWGRLDNPPLIKPQEQDDRPDEESSWQARLPEPAAGPDSAANWWGDSVQSDAASAHESAPAQKESALFVAAPEDISGLAEAASAYAHHTPDTVPYQAADKANEHSGDIFPPAQERQPLSVGQFAYLGQVALTYLVLRDASGALLLLDQHAAHERVLYARLRRGGFAGSGQLLALPLDLPLHPAETERFFELRPRLESLGFALEVSGGNLRVNAMPPVLSRAEARDFLREALAGRKDDLADMFISMSCKGAIKAGQRLADDEAAGLLQQWLETPDREYCPHGRPCVLRWDAAELEKMFKRRQS, from the coding sequence ATGTCTGAAAAACATCGTCATATACGTTTGCTACCGCCTGAGTTGCGCAATCAGATCGCCGCAGGTGAAGTGGTGGAGCGTCCTGCCAGCGTGCTCAAGGAGCTGGTTGAAAACAGCCTTGACGCCGATGCCGCGCAGATCGACGTTTGCCTTGAAAACGGCGGGCAGAGCCTTATCAGCGTGCAGGACGACGGGTGCGGCATAGCCGCAGCCGATCTGGAACTGGCCGTCACCCGGCACGCCACGAGCAAGATTGCCAGCCTGTCTGACCTTGAGCACATCAGCTCTTACGGTTTCAGGGGCGAGGCCCTGCCGAGCATTGCCTCGGTTTCCCGGTTTTCCATAACCTCTGCGGTGACTGACCCAGACGGCCAGACACAGGCGCACAGGGTTGAGGTGGAGCACGGCTTGCTGACGGTTTCCGCCCCGGCGGCCCTGCACCGGGGAACGCGGGTGGAAGTGCGCGATCTTTTTTCCAACATACCAGCACGCTTGAAATTTTTAAAGACCCCATCCACAGAGTTCAAACGTGCGCAGGACTGGCTGGCCCGACTGGCGCTGGCCCGCCCCGCCGTGGGCCTGAGCCTGAGCTCCGGCGAGCGCGAGGCTCTGCGGTTTTTACCGGGGCAAAGCCTTTCCGACCGCCTTGGCGTGCTCTGGCCCCGGCTGATTGTGGAGGCCCTGCGCCCCTTTGACGGCACCCGCCACGGCATCCGCGTGCGCGGGTTGGCTGCCCTGCCCAATGTGAGCCAGCCGCGCGGCGACCGCATGCTGTTTTACGTCAATGGCCGCTCGGTGACGGACAAGCGCCTGCTTGCTGCCGTGCGCGAGGCCTACAAGGGCCGTATGACCAGCCGGGATTATCCGCAGGTAGCACTGTTTGTGGAGATGGACCCGGCGGAAGTGGACGTGAACGTACATCCCGCCAAGTCTGAAGTGCGTTTCCGGGATGAGTCCGCCGTGTTTTCTGCCGTGCTGCATGCCGTGCAGGGGGCGCTGCTGACCTCCTACGATGTGGCCGAAAATCTTTGGCCGAACGCGTCAGAAGACGACACTGCGGAAAGCCCTCTTGAAGCTTCTGCCCAACAATCTGCCCCGCGTCCGCAGGGTTTTTGGGGCAGGCTGGACAACCCCCCTCTTATCAAGCCGCAGGAGCAGGACGACAGGCCGGACGAGGAATCCTCGTGGCAGGCCCGGTTGCCCGAACCAGCCGCAGGCCCGGACAGTGCGGCAAACTGGTGGGGCGATTCTGTTCAGAGTGATGCGGCATCAGCCCATGAGTCAGCACCCGCGCAGAAGGAAAGCGCTCTGTTTGTTGCTGCGCCGGAAGATATTTCTGGCCTTGCGGAAGCGGCCTCAGCCTATGCGCACCACACCCCTGATACTGTCCCGTATCAGGCTGCGGATAAAGCGAACGAACACAGTGGAGACATTTTCCCGCCGGCGCAGGAACGTCAGCCCTTGAGCGTTGGGCAGTTTGCCTACCTCGGGCAGGTGGCGCTGACCTATCTGGTGCTGCGGGACGCATCCGGCGCGTTGCTGCTGCTCGACCAGCACGCGGCGCACGAGCGAGTGCTGTATGCCCGCCTGCGGCGCGGGGGATTTGCCGGGTCTGGTCAGTTGCTGGCCCTGCCGCTGGATCTGCCCCTGCACCCGGCTGAAACGGAACGTTTTTTTGAACTGCGGCCCCGGCTGGAATCTCTGGGCTTTGCCCTTGAGGTCAGCGGCGGCAACTTGCGCGTCAACGCCATGCCCCCGGTACTCTCCCGCGCCGAAGCCAGGGATTTTTTGCGTGAGGCCCTTGCCGGACGTAAGGATGATCTGGCCGACATGTTCATATCTATGTCGTGCAAGGGGGCCATCAAGGCTGGGCAACGTCTTGCGGATGACGAGGCCGCGGGGCTGTTGCAGCAGTGGCTGGAAACGCCCGACCGGGAATACTGCCCGCATGGCCGCCCCTGCGTCTTGCGCTGGGACGCCGCCGAACTGGAGAAGATGTTCAAGCGACGGCAGTCATAA
- a CDS encoding dipeptidase — protein sequence MKRLIVLCCVSLALLLPQAALACTTFIVTKGASADGSVMVSHSDDNDLNDQSIVYVPARDWPEGAQRPVYDSAVAVKENPATNTFLVPRLSDPKRAPGYHHPDTPRTIAIGFIPQVRHTFAYIDGNYAIMNEHGLMFGECTDGAHNTCTAEPGKRIFYSSELARVALERCKTAREAIELMGALIEQYGYYGTGETLPVADKNEAWVMEMAPSPSGTGGLWVAQRVPDGQFFVAANEFRIRDITPGNPDQMYGKTLFATVDKYNMRSPKDASKPLDWLTTVSDGEYNHPYYSLRRVWRALSLAAPSLKLPAWVESGATHAYPFSVKPDKLLSLNDIKRMHRDHYEGTEFDLTKGTAAGPFGNPNRIIGPKDPSGDVSPTTKLEGAWERPMGMYYVGYTTIAQYRPDVPEPLALVCWVALAPAAESVFVPLAVAPMPAGYEQGDTRRFANDSAWWAYSLVSDYANIRYDMISQEIQTRAASMEAVFAARVASLQKELAPKAASSPAQAQAAFAKALRAQAEGALRDWREFFPQLVARHCQGFLNSPDKMAQNIGYPDAWLPRTNYSTGPVSYKKPRQ from the coding sequence ATGAAGCGGCTGATCGTCTTGTGCTGTGTCTCTCTGGCCCTGCTGCTGCCTCAGGCAGCCCTTGCCTGCACCACCTTTATTGTCACCAAAGGAGCCAGCGCCGATGGCTCCGTGATGGTAAGCCATTCTGACGACAACGATCTCAACGACCAGTCCATTGTGTACGTTCCCGCCCGCGACTGGCCGGAAGGCGCGCAGCGCCCCGTGTACGATTCCGCCGTGGCGGTGAAGGAAAATCCCGCCACCAATACCTTTCTTGTTCCCCGCCTTTCCGACCCCAAGCGCGCGCCGGGCTATCACCACCCGGATACGCCGCGCACGATTGCCATCGGTTTTATCCCTCAGGTGCGGCACACCTTTGCCTATATTGACGGCAACTACGCGATCATGAACGAGCATGGCCTCATGTTTGGCGAATGCACGGATGGGGCGCACAATACCTGCACGGCAGAGCCGGGCAAGCGCATTTTCTATTCGTCCGAGCTGGCGCGCGTGGCGCTGGAGCGCTGCAAAACAGCCCGCGAGGCCATTGAGCTGATGGGCGCGCTCATTGAGCAGTATGGCTACTACGGGACGGGCGAAACCCTGCCCGTGGCCGACAAAAACGAAGCCTGGGTTATGGAAATGGCCCCCTCCCCGTCGGGAACAGGGGGCTTGTGGGTAGCCCAGCGCGTGCCGGACGGCCAGTTTTTTGTGGCGGCCAACGAATTTCGCATCCGCGACATCACGCCCGGCAACCCCGACCAGATGTACGGCAAAACCCTGTTTGCCACGGTAGACAAGTACAACATGCGCAGCCCCAAGGACGCCTCCAAGCCTCTGGACTGGCTGACCACCGTGAGCGATGGTGAATATAACCACCCGTATTATTCGCTGCGCCGCGTGTGGCGGGCGCTCTCTCTGGCGGCTCCTTCGCTGAAACTGCCCGCATGGGTGGAAAGCGGCGCAACACACGCCTATCCTTTTTCCGTCAAGCCGGACAAGCTGCTGAGCCTGAACGACATCAAGCGCATGCACCGCGACCACTACGAAGGTACGGAATTCGACCTCACCAAGGGCACTGCGGCGGGGCCGTTTGGCAATCCCAACCGCATTATCGGCCCCAAGGATCCCAGCGGCGACGTGAGCCCGACCACCAAGCTTGAAGGCGCGTGGGAACGGCCCATGGGCATGTATTATGTGGGCTACACGACCATTGCGCAGTATCGGCCCGATGTACCGGAACCGCTCGCGCTGGTGTGCTGGGTTGCGCTCGCTCCGGCGGCGGAATCTGTCTTTGTGCCGCTGGCGGTCGCCCCCATGCCCGCAGGCTACGAACAGGGCGACACCCGCCGCTTTGCCAATGATTCCGCATGGTGGGCCTATTCCCTGGTGAGCGATTACGCCAACATCCGTTACGACATGATTTCTCAGGAGATTCAGACCAGAGCCGCCAGCATGGAAGCCGTCTTTGCCGCCCGCGTAGCCTCGCTGCAAAAGGAACTGGCCCCCAAGGCGGCATCATCCCCGGCGCAGGCGCAGGCTGCCTTTGCCAAGGCCCTGCGGGCACAGGCAGAGGGCGCGTTGCGCGACTGGCGAGAATTTTTTCCCCAACTGGTGGCGCGGCACTGTCAGGGTTTTCTCAACAGCCCGGACAAAATGGCCCAGAACATCGGCTATCCCGATGCATGGCTGCCCCGCACCAACTATTCCACCGGCCCGGTCTCGTATAAAAAGCCCCGGCAGTAG
- the pdxA gene encoding 4-hydroxythreonine-4-phosphate dehydrogenase PdxA, which translates to MKPLICAPMGDPAGVGPEILAASLADAAVTDMANVLVVGNTEIMRRAAAIMKADLDFNEVDADLNGWREGAANIINMDNVDLASFAYGKVQAQCGQAAFEYIKASIELTMAGKAAAVATTPINKESLKAAHVPYIGHTEIFGDLTGTKDPLTMFQVHNLRVFFLTRHLSLIDACRAVKKDRVLDYIGRCTSALKLLGLKNPSMVVAGLNPHCGEHGLFGNEEDAEVVPAIEEARRQGFNVHGPNPADSVFHFALKGAWDAVLSLYHDQGHIATKMVDFERTISLTLGMPILRTSVDHGTAFDIAGTGKASAVSMVEAIRLAAEYAPNFVRH; encoded by the coding sequence ATGAAACCCCTGATTTGCGCTCCAATGGGCGACCCCGCAGGCGTTGGGCCGGAAATTCTGGCCGCTTCGCTGGCTGACGCCGCCGTCACCGACATGGCCAATGTGCTTGTGGTGGGCAATACCGAAATCATGCGCCGCGCCGCCGCCATCATGAAGGCAGACCTCGACTTCAACGAGGTGGATGCGGATCTCAACGGCTGGCGCGAGGGCGCTGCCAACATCATCAACATGGACAACGTGGATCTGGCCTCCTTTGCCTACGGCAAGGTGCAGGCCCAGTGCGGCCAGGCGGCCTTTGAATACATCAAGGCCTCCATTGAGCTGACAATGGCGGGCAAGGCCGCAGCCGTGGCGACCACGCCCATCAACAAGGAATCCCTCAAGGCAGCCCATGTGCCCTACATCGGGCACACCGAAATTTTTGGCGACCTCACAGGCACCAAGGATCCGCTGACCATGTTTCAGGTGCACAACCTGCGCGTGTTCTTCCTGACCCGTCACCTCTCGCTGATTGATGCCTGCCGCGCTGTGAAAAAAGACCGCGTGCTCGACTACATCGGCCGCTGCACCAGCGCCCTCAAGCTGCTGGGGCTGAAAAATCCGAGCATGGTGGTGGCTGGCCTCAACCCGCACTGCGGCGAGCACGGACTTTTTGGCAATGAGGAAGACGCTGAAGTGGTTCCGGCCATTGAAGAAGCCCGCCGTCAGGGCTTCAACGTTCACGGCCCCAACCCGGCGGATTCGGTCTTCCACTTTGCCCTCAAGGGCGCGTGGGACGCGGTGCTTTCGCTCTATCACGATCAGGGGCACATAGCGACCAAGATGGTGGATTTTGAACGCACCATCTCGCTCACGCTGGGCATGCCCATTCTGCGCACATCGGTGGATCACGGCACGGCCTTTGACATTGCCGGAACAGGCAAGGCCAGCGCCGTGAGCATGGTGGAAGCCATCCGCCTTGCTGCGGAATACGCGCCCAACTTCGTCAGACATTAA